A single window of Elstera cyanobacteriorum DNA harbors:
- a CDS encoding ester cyclase, with amino-acid sequence MTSFDPVAAKRTIVHGYAQLLARENRRRAAIDPAAFAPLFDADILWHAQAPTDDVQGLTALHRDVWQPLLIAVPDLERRDDLVLAGSYQGHDFVSASGHYLGTFTADWLGIPATGSPVYIRFGEFYRFEGGRVVEAYILWDLLEVMRQARCYPLAPQFGIAGPTPGPASRDGVMLAPTDPAEGAESLRFTETMFAGLGSYDGKSLASMGMERYWHPDMMWYGPAGIGTTRGITGFQSFHQGPFLNAFPDRKGGNHKARFGERQYVCSTGWPSVRATHTGSGVLGLSPIGEPITMRVMDFWRRDGELLAENWVFIDMIDLARQMGVDVLARMKVLLQGSRNRAV; translated from the coding sequence ATGACCAGTTTTGATCCCGTCGCCGCGAAACGCACGATTGTTCATGGCTATGCCCAGCTTCTGGCGCGCGAGAACCGGAGGCGTGCCGCCATCGATCCTGCCGCTTTCGCACCGCTGTTTGATGCCGATATTCTTTGGCACGCCCAAGCCCCCACCGATGACGTGCAGGGCCTGACCGCGTTGCACCGCGACGTTTGGCAGCCTTTGCTGATAGCCGTGCCCGATCTGGAGCGGCGGGACGATTTAGTGCTGGCGGGCAGCTATCAGGGCCATGATTTCGTCTCGGCCAGTGGTCATTATCTCGGTACCTTCACGGCCGACTGGCTGGGAATTCCGGCGACCGGATCGCCCGTCTACATCCGTTTCGGCGAATTTTATCGCTTCGAGGGCGGGCGCGTGGTGGAAGCCTATATTCTGTGGGATCTGCTGGAAGTGATGCGTCAGGCGCGCTGCTATCCCCTTGCCCCGCAATTCGGCATCGCCGGCCCCACCCCCGGCCCCGCCAGCCGGGACGGTGTGATGCTGGCCCCCACCGATCCCGCCGAGGGAGCCGAAAGCCTGCGTTTCACCGAAACCATGTTCGCGGGCCTTGGCAGTTACGATGGCAAATCCCTCGCCTCGATGGGGATGGAGCGCTACTGGCATCCCGATATGATGTGGTACGGCCCAGCGGGCATCGGCACCACGCGCGGCATTACCGGCTTTCAGAGCTTCCACCAGGGGCCGTTCCTCAACGCCTTCCCCGACCGCAAGGGCGGCAACCATAAGGCCCGGTTCGGCGAGCGGCAGTATGTTTGCTCGACCGGCTGGCCCAGCGTGCGCGCCACGCATACCGGCAGCGGCGTCTTGGGTCTGTCGCCCATTGGCGAACCGATCACGATGCGCGTGATGGATTTTTGGCGGCGCGACGGAGAGTTGCTCGCCGAGAACTGGGTGTTCATCGACATGATCGATCTCGCGCGCCAAATGGGTGTGGACGTATTGGCCCGGATGAAGGTGCTGCTGCAGGGCAGCCGCAACCGCGCAGTCTAA
- the hisD gene encoding histidinol dehydrogenase — protein MAQWLKTGAQASIQQRAESDAKVRATVEEIIADIQARGDVAARELSAKFDDWSPAQFRLTEREIETALSKVSKRDLTDIAFAQEQVRNFAKAQRAALQDVEVETLPGVILGHKNIPMNAVGCYVPGGKYPLVASAHMSVVTAKVAGVKRIVAAAPPFKGGPHPAIVAAMHMGGADEILVLGGVQAVAAMAIGTESIAPVDMLVGPGNAFVAEAKRQLFGRVGIDLFAGPTETMIIADDTCDAELCATDLLGQAEHGPNSPAVLITTSEKLARATIAEVERLLTILPTADIAALAWRDYGEVILCDSVDEMVREADRIASEHVQVMTADPDYFLKHMTNYGALFLGPRTNVAFGDKVIGTNHTLPTRGAARYTGGLWVGKFLKTCTYQRVLTDSASALIGEYCSRLCMLEGFAGHAEQANVRVRRYGGRNIPYATAAE, from the coding sequence ATGGCACAGTGGCTTAAAACCGGGGCGCAAGCATCGATCCAGCAGCGCGCGGAATCGGACGCCAAAGTTCGGGCGACCGTTGAAGAGATCATCGCCGATATTCAGGCGCGCGGGGATGTGGCCGCGCGAGAGCTTTCGGCCAAGTTCGACGATTGGTCCCCGGCGCAGTTTCGCCTGACCGAACGGGAAATCGAAACGGCCCTGTCAAAAGTCAGCAAGCGCGATTTGACCGATATTGCCTTTGCGCAGGAGCAAGTACGGAACTTCGCCAAGGCCCAACGCGCTGCCCTTCAGGATGTCGAGGTGGAGACCCTTCCCGGCGTGATCCTTGGTCATAAGAATATCCCGATGAATGCCGTCGGGTGCTACGTGCCGGGCGGCAAATATCCCCTGGTGGCGAGCGCGCACATGAGCGTCGTCACCGCGAAGGTCGCCGGGGTAAAACGGATTGTGGCGGCCGCCCCGCCGTTCAAGGGAGGGCCGCATCCGGCGATTGTCGCGGCGATGCATATGGGCGGGGCCGATGAAATTCTCGTGCTGGGCGGTGTGCAGGCCGTCGCTGCAATGGCGATCGGGACCGAAAGCATCGCCCCGGTCGATATGCTGGTTGGCCCCGGCAACGCTTTTGTTGCGGAAGCGAAACGGCAATTGTTCGGGCGGGTCGGCATCGATCTGTTCGCTGGTCCGACCGAAACCATGATTATCGCCGACGACACCTGCGATGCCGAACTCTGCGCGACCGACCTATTGGGTCAGGCCGAACACGGCCCCAACTCCCCTGCCGTGCTGATCACCACCTCCGAAAAACTGGCGCGGGCAACGATAGCCGAGGTCGAACGGCTGCTGACCATTCTGCCCACCGCCGATATCGCCGCCCTGGCGTGGCGTGACTATGGCGAGGTGATTCTTTGCGACTCGGTGGATGAAATGGTGCGCGAAGCCGATCGGATTGCGTCCGAGCACGTGCAGGTCATGACGGCAGACCCGGACTATTTCCTAAAGCATATGACCAATTACGGCGCGCTGTTCCTGGGGCCGCGCACCAATGTTGCTTTCGGCGATAAAGTGATCGGCACCAATCACACTTTGCCGACGCGCGGCGCGGCGCGCTACACGGGGGGGCTGTGGGTCGGTAAATTCCTGAAAACCTGTACCTATCAACGGGTGCTGACCGATAGCGCCAGCGCGCTGATCGGCGAATATTGCTCGCGTCTGTGCATGCTCGAAGGGTTTGCCGGTCACGCCGAACAAGCGAATGTCCGTGTGCGGCGCTATGGCGGCCGCAATATTCCCTATGCCACGGCGGCTGAATAA
- a CDS encoding SDR family NAD(P)-dependent oxidoreductase, giving the protein MIALPQTPSFRLDGRRALVTGAGRGLGLAIAAALAEAGAFVTLVARTEIEIAAAAAALTARGDQAESLTLDVGDSAAVAAALAARPAYDILVNNAGTNRPKPIGEVTAEDYRAVMDLNVEAAFRLTQSVTGRLRAEGKGGTIISISSQMGHVGAVNRALYCASKHAIEGMTKALAVELGPYGIRVNSIAPTFFETPLTRPYFDDPVFKASVLSKIKLGRLGQLEDIMGAVVFLASDAAAMITGTSLLVDGGWTAE; this is encoded by the coding sequence ATGATCGCTTTGCCCCAAACCCCCTCCTTCCGTCTGGATGGCCGCCGCGCGCTCGTAACTGGGGCGGGGCGGGGGCTTGGGTTGGCGATTGCAGCGGCATTGGCGGAAGCCGGGGCTTTTGTGACCTTGGTGGCGCGCACTGAAATCGAGATCGCGGCCGCGGCCGCAGCCCTGACCGCGCGCGGGGACCAGGCCGAGAGCTTGACGCTCGATGTGGGCGACAGCGCCGCAGTGGCAGCGGCCCTCGCGGCGCGACCCGCTTATGATATTCTGGTCAATAATGCGGGCACCAACCGCCCAAAGCCCATCGGCGAGGTCACGGCAGAGGATTACCGAGCCGTGATGGACTTGAACGTCGAAGCTGCTTTTCGCCTTACTCAAAGCGTGACCGGACGGTTGCGGGCAGAGGGGAAAGGCGGCACCATCATCAGCATTTCTTCGCAAATGGGCCATGTGGGGGCGGTCAACCGGGCGCTTTACTGTGCCTCGAAACATGCGATTGAGGGCATGACCAAGGCGCTCGCCGTTGAACTCGGTCCGTATGGGATTCGGGTAAACAGCATTGCCCCGACCTTCTTCGAGACGCCGTTGACCCGACCTTATTTCGACGATCCCGTCTTCAAAGCCTCGGTCTTGAGCAAGATCAAACTGGGCCGCCTTGGTCAACTGGAAGACATTATGGGGGCGGTCGTGTTTCTGGCCTCGGATGCCGCCGCGATGATTACCGGTACGTCGCTTCTGGTCGACGGCGGATGGACGGCGGAATGA
- a CDS encoding LacI family DNA-binding transcriptional regulator encodes MTVKRPDSPKRRVTSTDVAALANVSQSAVSRVFAHHPSVSDKMRRAVLEAARTLGYRPNAIARSLITQRSRIIGVAMAYLDNQFYPEVLQSLSRALQAYGYQILLFTADETGAADPMLEQVLSYQVDALLLASVSLSSHIAEECELAGIPVIMFNRTSSTPGAASVTGDNFAGGRQVAEFLVAGGHQRFAYIAGAAESSTNRDREAGFCAGLAALGMAQPMRVPGQYDWQSAQAGTRLLLGRPTRPDAIFAASDLMAIACLEVARTEFGLSVPHDLSIVGFDDVGVARWPSYQLTSFAQPVEAMVSAAVTLILERLESLAAPPRPIVIPGRLIVRQTTRHPAQGLVVEDGERVWRTPSETTEGP; translated from the coding sequence ATGACGGTAAAACGGCCCGATAGCCCGAAGCGCCGGGTAACCTCGACCGATGTGGCGGCTCTTGCCAACGTGTCGCAATCGGCAGTATCCCGCGTTTTCGCTCATCACCCCAGTGTGTCTGACAAGATGCGCCGGGCGGTGTTGGAGGCGGCGCGCACCCTGGGGTATCGCCCCAATGCAATCGCCCGCTCGCTCATAACTCAACGCTCGCGCATCATCGGCGTGGCAATGGCCTATCTCGACAATCAATTCTACCCGGAAGTGCTGCAAAGCTTGTCGCGCGCGCTCCAAGCCTATGGTTATCAGATTCTCCTGTTCACGGCCGATGAAACGGGGGCGGCCGATCCAATGCTGGAGCAAGTGCTGTCTTACCAAGTCGATGCGCTGTTGCTCGCTTCCGTCTCGCTCTCGTCCCATATCGCCGAAGAATGCGAGTTGGCGGGCATCCCTGTGATTATGTTCAATCGCACCAGTTCCACCCCGGGGGCAGCGAGTGTCACAGGCGATAATTTTGCGGGCGGGCGGCAGGTAGCGGAATTCCTAGTGGCGGGCGGGCACCAGCGCTTCGCCTATATTGCCGGCGCTGCAGAAAGCTCTACCAACCGCGACCGGGAAGCAGGATTTTGCGCAGGCCTTGCCGCCCTGGGGATGGCGCAACCGATGCGGGTTCCCGGTCAATATGATTGGCAGAGCGCCCAGGCCGGCACGCGGCTGCTGCTAGGGCGCCCTACCCGCCCCGACGCGATTTTCGCGGCCAGCGATCTGATGGCGATTGCCTGCCTCGAGGTTGCCCGCACCGAATTCGGCCTGTCGGTTCCCCATGATCTGTCGATTGTCGGGTTTGACGACGTGGGTGTGGCGCGCTGGCCAAGTTATCAACTCACTTCTTTTGCCCAGCCGGTGGAAGCGATGGTCAGTGCTGCCGTTACGCTGATTCTGGAGCGGCTGGAAAGTCTTGCCGCCCCGCCGCGCCCCATTGTGATTCCCGGGCGCCTGATCGTGCGCCAAACCACCCGCCATCCCGCCCAGGGGCTTGTTGTCGAAGATGGGGAACGGGTGTGGCGCACGCCGTCTGAAACGACCGAGGGACCATGA
- a CDS encoding ester cyclase → MTQPNDLMQGFDPAFRDPAHYILDITQRIWEGRGLPLIRDWYARDCPVRTPLSETRDVDTVITGTAATLAAFPDRELLAEDIILASRSPGFYSSHRIFSPMTHMGAGSFGPPTGRSLRVRTIADCLCRDNRIVEEWLVRDQGAIARQIGLDLPTLALSLLRPGPDGGAPGPDALIARWTEPGEPIQVGDVSLLAVLLEALVRLWQDGDFQQIVRLYDRAASVYAPGGEEWVGYRAIEVGWLSWLAALPLGRFRLHHLICRTDSGQPLRAALRWSYHAAHRGSGRFGSASQRPIVLLGLTHWEVIDGRVRRDWTLIDELSVYAQILAPHSAG, encoded by the coding sequence ATGACACAGCCTAACGATCTGATGCAGGGGTTCGACCCGGCCTTCCGCGACCCCGCCCATTATATTCTCGATATCACGCAGCGGATCTGGGAAGGGCGCGGGCTGCCGTTGATTCGCGATTGGTATGCGCGTGACTGCCCGGTTCGCACCCCGCTGTCGGAAACCCGCGACGTCGACACCGTCATCACCGGCACGGCGGCTACCTTGGCGGCTTTCCCGGATCGGGAACTCCTGGCGGAGGATATAATTCTCGCCTCTCGGTCGCCGGGGTTCTACTCCTCGCATCGCATTTTTTCGCCTATGACCCATATGGGCGCTGGCAGCTTCGGCCCTCCGACCGGGCGCAGCCTGCGGGTTCGCACGATTGCCGACTGCCTCTGCCGCGATAATCGTATCGTCGAAGAATGGTTGGTACGCGACCAAGGCGCGATCGCCCGTCAGATCGGGCTTGATCTGCCGACCCTCGCCCTCAGCCTTCTCCGCCCTGGTCCCGATGGCGGTGCCCCCGGGCCGGATGCGTTGATCGCCCGTTGGACGGAGCCGGGGGAACCGATCCAGGTTGGCGATGTCAGCCTGCTCGCAGTGCTGCTGGAGGCGCTCGTTCGACTGTGGCAGGACGGGGATTTCCAGCAGATCGTGCGCCTCTATGACCGTGCTGCCAGCGTTTACGCGCCGGGTGGGGAAGAATGGGTTGGTTATCGCGCCATTGAGGTGGGCTGGTTGAGTTGGTTAGCGGCGCTGCCGCTTGGACGCTTTCGCCTGCATCACTTAATCTGCCGCACCGATTCAGGGCAACCACTGCGGGCCGCGTTGCGCTGGTCATATCACGCCGCCCACAGGGGCAGTGGCCGCTTCGGCTCCGCGAGCCAGCGGCCGATTGTGCTGCTCGGCCTCACCCACTGGGAGGTGATTGACGGCCGGGTACGGCGCGACTGGACGTTGATCGACGAGCTTTCGGTTTATGCTCAAATTCTCGCGCCTCACAGCGCGGGCTAA